In Methanothermobacter tenebrarum, the sequence AGGTTAAAGAGAACACAGACTCTCACATAGTATCTGCAAGAGCTCATCACAACCCCAACCCATTGAAAGTGCGCATAGATAAACTCCTAGAAGAATTGGAGGATTAAAATGTCATTTTGTCTCGAAACTTATCTACAGCAATCAGAAGATTATAAAATCCATATTTCAAAGGCCGGATTCAGAGAATGTGCAAAATTGATCAAGGAAAGAGCCCGGAAAGTTCTATATGTTAAGGCTGGTGAAAAAATCCTTGGAGCGAGAGTTATAGGAATACCCCCAATACCCATCGGTATCAACAAGGAAAAGAACACAGTCATGATACCCTATACAAAACCTTGTTATGGGACGGCCGTAGTCGAAATACCTGTAAAAGGGGAAGAAATAGAAAAAATAGAGAAGGTTGCGATAAAATAAACCTCCCTGGGGGCTGCAATTATATTAACGACAGTAGTTGGAAGTTATCCAAGCCAACCATCCAAACCAAGAAACTGGAGAGAAAAACTACTCCAAATCCTAGGATCCTATGACCCCTACAAAAATGCAATTGAAATAGCAGTTAAAGACCAATTAAAAGCAGGTATAGATATAATCTC encodes:
- a CDS encoding DUF1894 domain-containing protein; this encodes MSFCLETYLQQSEDYKIHISKAGFRECAKLIKERARKVLYVKAGEKILGARVIGIPPIPIGINKEKNTVMIPYTKPCYGTAVVEIPVKGEEIEKIEKVAIK